In Leptodesmis sichuanensis A121, the following are encoded in one genomic region:
- the recJ gene encoding single-stranded-DNA-specific exonuclease RecJ: protein MTDLSVPPSSSTIANKLPPQRWQIAAAQPELAQSIAAALELSPLMAQVLLNRDLTDLEQIQAFLNPESLPLPSPLAEFSDLPLSLELLINTINNRQRIAICGDYDADGMTSTALLMRALRALGARVDYAIPSRMAEGYGINQRIVDEFYEEGVGLILTVDNGIAAHAPIAHARELGIAVIITDHHDLPPTLPDANAILNPKRLAETSPYRGLAGVGVAYILAKSLAQSMGSSLELGDSLLELFTLGTIADLAPLTGVNRRWVKQGLQLLAKSKLTGVQALIQVSGLSGEKDLKPEAIGFRLGPRINAVGRLADPQIVIELLTTDDMGTALERAMQCEQINQQRQRLCEEIEQEAVAICESGEFNIQRDRVLVVVQPGWHHGVIGIVASRLVERYGVPVFIGTYEDEGQQHIRGSARSIPEFHVFEALEFCQDLLEKHGGHRAAGGFSLKAANLDALRSRLSEFACQCLQPEHLKPLVKIDAEASLSQIDFALYHQMEALQPCGVENPEATFWSSQIRIHEQKRIGKGHLKLTVSQHQGDATEQPPRRFCAIAWRWGDYYPLPPVLDLAYRLRTNEWNGEVSLQLELVGSRPVAVTTFPTPDPPTTFVHEERSYACKLVEAATGKELRIRNAQGKVLTIQQGQRWGWLTKGPGDRVQVDVSQPYYFNLIKAALIALEGEGKQGSGVGNQRWE from the coding sequence ATGACTGATTTATCTGTTCCTCCAAGCTCCAGCACGATCGCGAACAAACTGCCCCCCCAACGCTGGCAAATTGCTGCGGCTCAACCGGAATTGGCTCAGTCCATTGCTGCAGCTCTGGAGTTGTCGCCTTTGATGGCCCAGGTTCTGTTGAATCGTGACCTGACAGACTTAGAACAGATTCAGGCATTTCTTAATCCAGAAAGTCTGCCCCTTCCCTCTCCCCTGGCTGAATTCTCTGATTTGCCACTCAGCCTGGAACTGTTAATTAATACCATTAACAACCGCCAGCGGATTGCCATCTGTGGTGACTATGATGCCGATGGGATGACCAGTACGGCTCTGCTGATGCGGGCATTACGCGCCCTGGGAGCACGGGTAGACTATGCAATTCCCAGCCGGATGGCGGAAGGATACGGCATTAACCAGCGGATCGTGGATGAGTTCTACGAAGAAGGAGTAGGGCTGATCCTCACGGTGGATAATGGCATTGCTGCTCATGCGCCGATCGCCCATGCGCGAGAATTGGGCATTGCCGTGATCATTACCGACCATCACGACTTGCCGCCTACCCTGCCCGATGCCAACGCAATTCTGAATCCCAAACGGTTGGCCGAAACTTCACCCTATCGCGGACTGGCCGGAGTGGGAGTGGCCTACATTCTGGCGAAATCCCTGGCCCAAAGTATGGGCAGTTCCCTGGAGTTGGGTGATTCCCTATTAGAATTGTTTACCCTGGGGACGATCGCCGACCTGGCTCCCCTGACGGGCGTGAATCGGCGCTGGGTAAAACAGGGATTGCAACTGTTAGCAAAATCGAAATTGACCGGAGTTCAGGCTCTAATTCAAGTCTCTGGGCTGAGTGGCGAGAAGGATTTGAAACCAGAAGCGATCGGCTTTCGGCTTGGCCCCCGGATTAACGCCGTTGGTCGTCTCGCCGATCCGCAAATTGTGATTGAGCTGTTGACCACCGATGACATGGGAACGGCCCTGGAACGGGCTATGCAGTGTGAGCAAATTAACCAACAACGGCAGCGGCTGTGTGAAGAGATTGAACAGGAAGCCGTGGCCATTTGCGAAAGTGGGGAGTTTAATATTCAGCGCGATCGGGTTCTGGTGGTGGTGCAACCGGGCTGGCATCATGGTGTCATCGGGATTGTTGCTTCCCGCCTGGTGGAACGCTATGGCGTGCCCGTTTTCATCGGCACCTACGAGGATGAGGGGCAACAGCATATTCGCGGTTCAGCCCGCAGTATTCCCGAATTTCACGTCTTTGAAGCTCTGGAATTTTGTCAAGACCTGCTGGAAAAGCATGGTGGACACCGGGCTGCCGGAGGCTTTTCTTTAAAAGCTGCGAATCTGGATGCCCTGCGATCGCGCCTCAGTGAATTCGCCTGTCAGTGCCTGCAACCAGAACACCTCAAACCGCTGGTGAAAATCGATGCGGAAGCCTCCTTAAGTCAGATTGACTTTGCCCTGTATCACCAGATGGAAGCCCTGCAACCCTGTGGCGTAGAGAACCCGGAGGCCACCTTCTGGTCAAGCCAGATCCGTATCCATGAACAGAAGCGGATCGGTAAAGGACACCTGAAATTAACCGTGAGTCAGCATCAGGGAGACGCAACCGAACAACCCCCCCGTCGCTTTTGTGCGATCGCGTGGCGCTGGGGAGACTATTACCCCCTGCCTCCTGTTCTGGATCTGGCGTATCGGCTGCGTACCAATGAATGGAATGGCGAGGTTTCCCTGCAACTGGAACTGGTGGGCAGCCGTCCTGTTGCTGTTACTACTTTCCCGACTCCTGACCCGCCCACGACCTTTGTGCATGAAGAACGAAGTTATGCCTGTAAGCTGGTAGAAGCAGCAACCGGAAAAGAACTGCGAATTCGCAATGCTCAAGGCAAGGTATTGACAATCCAACAGGGGCAGCGCTGGGGATGGTTAACGAAAGGTCCTGGCGATCGCGTCCAGGTGGATGTATCTCAGCCTTATTATTTCAACCTGATTAAAGCGGCATTGATAGCTTTGGAGGGAGAGGGGAAACAGGGATCGGGGGTCGGGAATCAGAGATGGGAATAG
- the psb30 gene encoding photosystem II reaction center protein Ycf12/Psb30, which produces MGFITDIFGGINWEAIAQLTMLAAIVIAGPVVIFLLAARGGDL; this is translated from the coding sequence ATGGGATTTATTACTGACATTTTTGGCGGCATTAATTGGGAAGCGATCGCGCAGCTTACCATGTTAGCAGCAATTGTGATTGCTGGTCCTGTCGTGATTTTTCTGCTGGCAGCACGCGGCGGCGATCTGTAA
- a CDS encoding TMEM165/GDT1 family protein, whose protein sequence is MDWHLIGLSFATVFISELGDKSQLAAIALSGGSKSPQAVFLGATAALLLASFLGVIVGEGTAHFLPEQFVKIAAAIGFAVLGIRLLLPNLENSEDV, encoded by the coding sequence ATGGACTGGCATTTAATTGGATTAAGCTTCGCAACGGTATTTATCTCTGAATTAGGAGATAAAAGTCAACTGGCCGCGATCGCTCTTAGTGGTGGTTCCAAATCGCCTCAAGCGGTCTTTTTAGGAGCGACCGCAGCTCTTTTGTTAGCCAGCTTTCTGGGAGTAATTGTGGGTGAGGGAACGGCCCACTTTCTACCAGAACAGTTCGTTAAAATTGCCGCCGCGATCGGTTTTGCTGTACTAGGAATACGTCTGCTCCTGCCTAATCTAGAAAATTCTGAGGACGTTTAA
- a CDS encoding aldo/keto reductase → MQTRELGTSGIQITPIITGTWQAGKAMWAGIEDADTISAIRAAFDAGITTVDTAEVYGSGHSERIVAAALADVRDRVIYMTKVFSNHLKYDQVIAACEGSLKNLKTDYIDVYQIHWPAGTYGSEKVPIEETMRALNDLKQQGKIRAIGVSNFSRAQLEAASQFGRIDSLQPPYSLFWRQVEQDAMPYCIEHQISILAYSPLAQGLLTGKFKPGHQFDPADHRAKNKLFQGENFVRAQAALDKLRPIAERHHISLANLAIAWLIAQPQTHAITGVRHAEQAAENARAAEVQLSQAELAEIDAIGRTVTDHLDSNPVLWNW, encoded by the coding sequence ATGCAAACACGAGAATTGGGGACATCAGGAATTCAGATCACGCCCATCATTACGGGTACCTGGCAGGCTGGCAAAGCAATGTGGGCAGGGATTGAGGATGCCGACACGATCTCCGCCATTCGCGCTGCCTTCGATGCCGGAATTACCACCGTCGATACGGCTGAAGTTTACGGTTCAGGGCACTCTGAACGGATTGTCGCAGCAGCGTTAGCCGATGTGCGCGATCGCGTGATTTACATGACCAAAGTTTTTTCCAATCACCTCAAGTATGACCAGGTGATCGCGGCCTGCGAAGGCTCCTTGAAAAACCTGAAAACCGATTATATCGATGTGTACCAGATTCACTGGCCTGCGGGCACCTATGGCAGTGAGAAGGTGCCGATCGAGGAAACCATGCGGGCTTTAAATGACCTGAAGCAGCAGGGAAAAATTCGGGCGATTGGAGTCTCCAACTTTTCTCGCGCTCAATTAGAAGCCGCCTCCCAATTTGGCCGGATTGACAGCCTGCAACCCCCCTACTCTCTGTTCTGGCGGCAGGTCGAACAGGATGCCATGCCCTACTGCATCGAGCACCAGATTTCCATCCTGGCTTATTCGCCACTGGCCCAGGGCTTACTCACTGGAAAGTTTAAGCCCGGCCACCAGTTTGATCCCGCTGACCACCGTGCCAAAAATAAATTATTTCAGGGAGAAAACTTTGTCCGGGCACAGGCGGCTCTGGATAAGCTAAGACCGATCGCCGAGCGTCATCACATTTCTCTGGCCAATCTGGCGATCGCATGGCTGATTGCCCAACCACAAACCCATGCGATTACGGGTGTCCGTCATGCCGAGCAGGCGGCTGAAAATGCCAGAGCGGCTGAGGTGCAGTTATCCCAGGCAGAATTGGCGGAAATTGACGCGATCGGTCGCACGGTCACCGATCATCTGGATAGCAACCCCGTCCTGTGGAACTGGTAA
- a CDS encoding alpha/beta hydrolase, which produces MVGWVLGSLLLMYLVLGGVAFFFSEQVIFQPPDPSYQNNGEVVKLTTRDGEKISALYFPNSQATYTILYSHGNGTDLGYIRPLLIALQQLGFSVFAYDYRGYGTSDGTPSEHKTYEDIAAAYQYLTEVLRVPAQRIILYGHSVGSGPSIDLATREPVAGVILEGAFTSTFRVVTQISILPCDRFDNLSKIRSVRSPILVIHGTEDRVIPFSHAKQLYKQANQPKQFVAIAGADHNDLMEVAGLKYRDALIEFVRLIEQTQ; this is translated from the coding sequence ATGGTGGGATGGGTTCTGGGATCACTGTTGCTCATGTACCTGGTACTGGGCGGAGTGGCCTTCTTTTTTTCTGAACAAGTGATTTTTCAGCCCCCAGACCCCAGCTATCAGAACAATGGCGAGGTTGTGAAACTGACGACCCGCGACGGGGAAAAAATCTCTGCGCTCTACTTTCCTAATTCCCAGGCGACTTACACAATCCTATACAGCCACGGAAATGGGACTGATTTAGGCTACATACGGCCCTTATTGATCGCCCTGCAGCAGCTTGGATTTTCAGTGTTTGCCTACGATTACCGGGGCTATGGCACTAGCGACGGCACTCCTTCCGAACACAAGACTTACGAAGATATTGCAGCCGCTTATCAGTACTTAACGGAGGTGCTACGAGTCCCTGCACAGCGAATCATTTTGTATGGTCATTCTGTTGGCAGCGGCCCCAGCATCGATTTGGCAACTCGTGAGCCAGTGGCTGGGGTGATCCTGGAAGGTGCTTTTACCAGTACGTTTCGGGTGGTCACGCAAATTTCCATTTTGCCCTGCGATCGCTTTGACAACCTGAGCAAAATTCGATCTGTGCGATCGCCCATCCTGGTCATACACGGCACTGAAGATCGCGTCATTCCCTTCAGTCATGCCAAGCAATTGTATAAGCAGGCCAACCAACCCAAACAGTTCGTCGCGATCGCCGGAGCCGACCACAACGACCTGATGGAAGTCGCGGGTTTGAAGTATCGGGATGCCTTGATTGAATTTGTACGACTCATCGAACAAACTCAGTGA
- a CDS encoding hemolysin family protein: MSSVAFELLLIFLLTIANGVFSGSEIAVVSARKVRLEHLANRGSKKAQMALRLANSPNSFLSSVQIGITLIGILSGAVGGATLSRRLEEVLRTFPGLVRYSEPLSILIVVTFITYLSLVIGELVPKRIALNNPEKIACSVAHPMHWLAKLTAPVVHLLSSSTDGLLKLLGIQVTEDSGVTEEEIKVLIKQGTQAGMFEEAEQEMVSRVFRLGDRSVTALMTPRTDIVWLDVDAPWELNKSVMLANPHSYFPVGRGSLDECVGIVSLKDLLPAFMAGEVVNLRQVMRSPLFVPESIRALKVLELFKESRNHIALIADEYGGLEGLVTLNDVSEAVIGELPSLEDLNEPLVIKRDDGSWLLDGMLSIDTLKEILQQDNLPSEDEGYYQTLGGFAMHVLGRVPTSGEHFEAIGFRFEIVDMDGNRVDKVMVTPIADSQPADLQ; the protein is encoded by the coding sequence ATGTCTTCTGTGGCCTTTGAGTTGTTGCTTATCTTTTTATTAACGATTGCCAATGGAGTATTTTCAGGCTCGGAAATTGCTGTGGTGTCAGCCCGCAAAGTTCGGTTAGAACATCTGGCCAATCGGGGAAGTAAAAAAGCACAGATGGCTCTCAGGTTAGCGAATTCACCAAATAGTTTTCTATCCAGTGTGCAAATTGGAATTACATTGATTGGTATTTTGAGTGGCGCGGTGGGTGGAGCTACACTTTCTAGACGCTTAGAAGAAGTGTTAAGAACATTTCCTGGATTGGTTCGTTATAGCGAGCCATTGAGCATTCTGATTGTTGTTACGTTTATCACTTATTTATCTCTGGTGATTGGAGAACTGGTTCCAAAACGCATTGCTTTAAATAATCCAGAAAAAATTGCCTGTTCGGTCGCACATCCGATGCATTGGCTGGCCAAACTAACAGCTCCAGTGGTGCATCTCCTCAGTTCTTCAACCGATGGCTTGTTGAAATTGTTGGGTATTCAGGTGACAGAGGATTCTGGAGTGACAGAGGAGGAAATTAAAGTCCTGATTAAACAGGGAACTCAGGCGGGGATGTTTGAGGAAGCAGAGCAGGAAATGGTCTCGCGAGTGTTTCGGTTGGGCGATCGCTCGGTCACTGCACTCATGACTCCGCGCACCGATATTGTCTGGTTGGACGTAGATGCCCCCTGGGAACTCAATAAAAGTGTGATGCTGGCCAATCCCCATTCTTACTTTCCGGTGGGGCGAGGTAGCCTTGACGAGTGTGTGGGTATTGTCAGCCTTAAGGATCTACTGCCCGCTTTTATGGCTGGAGAGGTTGTGAATCTGCGGCAGGTGATGCGTTCTCCTTTGTTTGTGCCGGAAAGCATTCGGGCATTGAAAGTGCTGGAATTGTTTAAAGAATCGAGAAATCATATCGCCTTAATTGCCGATGAGTATGGTGGCTTGGAAGGATTAGTCACATTGAATGATGTATCGGAAGCAGTGATTGGAGAACTGCCATCTCTGGAAGACTTGAATGAACCATTGGTAATTAAACGAGACGATGGCTCCTGGTTGCTGGATGGTATGTTGTCGATCGACACGTTGAAAGAAATCCTGCAACAAGACAATTTGCCCAGCGAGGACGAGGGCTACTATCAAACCCTGGGCGGCTTTGCCATGCATGTTTTAGGACGGGTGCCTACGTCTGGGGAACATTTTGAAGCGATCGGATTCCGCTTTGAAATTGTGGATATGGATGGCAACCGCGTTGATAAGGTAATGGTTACACCCATTGCCGACTCACAGCCTGCCGACCTTCAGTAG
- a CDS encoding YkgJ family cysteine cluster protein translates to MGTWRCINHCGACCQLDPGDRPELADYLTPEELELYFSMVGEGGWCVNFDHTTRECKIYANRPRFCRVEPDVFHDLYGIEPDELNDFAIECCRQQIEGVHGDRSLEMLRFNREVGF, encoded by the coding sequence ATGGGTACATGGCGCTGTATAAACCACTGTGGGGCTTGCTGTCAACTGGATCCGGGCGATCGTCCAGAACTGGCAGACTACCTCACTCCGGAGGAACTGGAACTGTATTTCAGCATGGTCGGAGAGGGAGGATGGTGTGTTAATTTTGACCATACCACCCGCGAGTGCAAGATCTATGCCAATCGCCCTCGCTTCTGTCGGGTGGAACCAGACGTTTTTCATGATCTGTATGGCATTGAACCAGACGAATTAAACGACTTTGCCATTGAGTGCTGTCGCCAACAAATTGAAGGGGTACATGGCGATCGCAGTCTAGAAATGCTGCGGTTTAATCGGGAAGTGGGATTTTGA
- a CDS encoding TMEM165/GDT1 family protein: MKTLEVDPIVERSPSLLQPVTLKRNVEMEPDPAQSLEILIQDDLVPAIAIPEAESPPQPEVGHSFWKIFTTTFVTIFLAELGDKTQMATLLMSAESHQPWLIFAGAGTALVATTLLGVLVGRWLSTRLSPRTLDVSAGILLLIIAAWLVWDVLG; encoded by the coding sequence ATGAAAACCCTTGAGGTAGACCCGATCGTGGAACGTTCGCCATCCTTACTTCAACCTGTAACCTTGAAGAGAAACGTTGAGATGGAACCGGATCCTGCTCAATCGCTGGAAATTCTGATTCAGGACGATCTGGTTCCAGCGATCGCAATTCCTGAGGCTGAATCCCCGCCTCAACCCGAAGTAGGACATTCTTTCTGGAAAATTTTTACTACCACTTTCGTCACAATCTTTTTGGCTGAACTGGGCGACAAAACCCAAATGGCCACCCTGCTGATGAGCGCAGAGTCTCATCAACCCTGGCTGATCTTTGCAGGTGCAGGTACTGCTTTAGTTGCTACTACCCTACTGGGTGTTCTAGTGGGTCGCTGGCTCTCCACCCGCCTCTCTCCCCGCACCCTTGATGTTTCTGCTGGAATTCTGTTACTGATAATTGCAGCCTGGTTAGTTTGGGACGTGCTGGGGTAA